The Candidatus Rokuibacteriota bacterium genome includes a window with the following:
- a CDS encoding Rad52/Rad22 family DNA repair protein, translating into MNRQLLEKPFEPAQIRQRKGRNGMLDYVEGHSVIHRLNEALDGAWSFEIMQHEIREDEVLVLAKLTAEGITKMNFGVSQVTRERESGALVSLGDDLKAAGTDALKKCATFFGVGLHLYAEKPIGGRGPAARSVPAPPTPMSAPRPPAKAQVNGTRPGNGGQPGNGRPTNGHANASITPRQLDAIWKVGQAKGLDPNAVEHMSLRVFNRKPEALTHEEGAALIKELSNLKRRVA; encoded by the coding sequence ATGAACCGGCAACTGCTGGAGAAGCCGTTCGAGCCCGCGCAGATCCGCCAGCGCAAGGGGCGCAACGGCATGCTCGACTACGTGGAGGGCCACAGTGTCATCCACCGTCTCAACGAGGCGCTCGACGGCGCGTGGTCCTTCGAGATCATGCAGCACGAGATCCGTGAGGACGAGGTGCTCGTGCTCGCCAAGCTCACCGCCGAGGGCATCACCAAGATGAACTTCGGCGTGAGCCAGGTGACACGCGAGCGGGAATCAGGCGCGCTCGTGTCGCTCGGCGACGACCTGAAGGCCGCCGGCACGGACGCGCTCAAGAAGTGCGCGACGTTCTTCGGCGTGGGCTTGCACCTCTACGCGGAGAAGCCGATCGGTGGCCGCGGGCCCGCCGCGCGCAGCGTGCCCGCGCCGCCCACGCCCATGTCGGCACCGAGGCCACCGGCCAAGGCCCAGGTCAACGGCACACGGCCGGGCAACGGCGGCCAGCCCGGCAACGGCCGGCCGACCAACGGCCACGCCAACGCGAGCATCACGCCCCGCCAGCTCGACGCGATCTGGAAGGTGGGCCAGGCCAAGGGGCTCGACCCGAACGCGGTGGAACACATGAGCCTGCGCGTGTTCAACCGCAAGCCCGAGGCCCTCACTCACGAGGAGGGGGCCGCGCTCATCAAGGAGTTGTCGAACCTCAAGCGCCGCGTGGCCTGA
- the ssb gene encoding single-stranded DNA-binding protein produces MNCVNHVLLLGNLTRDPELRYTPAGTAVCDVGVALNRRWKDQAGEAQQETTFVEVTVWGKQAESVSAYLTKGRAVAVEGRLQQDTWETEAGERRSRLKVVGQRVTFLSSAHGQPAPAGETAPDWVTEEAER; encoded by the coding sequence ATGAACTGCGTGAATCACGTGCTGTTGCTTGGGAACTTGACCCGCGATCCGGAGCTCCGCTACACGCCCGCGGGGACCGCGGTGTGCGACGTCGGCGTGGCGCTCAATCGCCGCTGGAAGGACCAGGCCGGCGAGGCGCAGCAGGAGACGACCTTCGTGGAAGTGACCGTCTGGGGCAAGCAGGCCGAATCGGTATCCGCGTATCTCACGAAGGGCCGCGCCGTCGCGGTCGAGGGCCGGCTCCAGCAGGACACCTGGGAGACGGAGGCGGGCGAGCGCCGCTCGCGCCTCAAGGTGGTGGGCCAGCGAGTGACCTTCCTCTCCTCGGCGCACGGCCAGCCCGCGCCCGCGGGGGAGACTGCGCCGGACTGGGTCACCGAAGAGGCCGAGCGGTGA
- a CDS encoding PD-(D/E)XK nuclease family protein, translating to MVPPEMRKQPHVSFTQIDQYLRCPLKYKFTYVDRLQPEFVPAALAFGSGIHGAAAFLFRGTADGAPPSLADVQAFFEAYWQLETGNRPIRFGEKDTKESLLDLAGRMLAVLHRNQEPGIDIVGVEQPFDVPLIDLDTGELLDRALVGTLDLIERDAGGRIVVVDLKTSARKYTDLQADASLQLSVYSYATAMNGLADQEDLRLRFDVLTKTKQPELCRYWTQRDRAANLRLFRLVAEVLHAIEAGVFHPNPGWQCKDCQYRSRCWAWHETVSVEGR from the coding sequence ATGGTGCCACCCGAGATGCGCAAGCAGCCGCATGTCTCGTTCACGCAAATCGATCAGTACCTCCGCTGTCCGCTCAAGTACAAGTTCACCTACGTGGACCGCCTGCAGCCCGAGTTCGTGCCTGCGGCGCTGGCCTTCGGCTCCGGGATCCACGGGGCCGCGGCCTTCCTCTTCCGCGGCACGGCCGATGGCGCGCCGCCGAGCCTCGCCGACGTCCAGGCGTTCTTCGAAGCGTACTGGCAGCTCGAGACCGGCAACCGGCCGATCCGCTTCGGCGAGAAAGACACGAAGGAGAGCCTGCTCGACCTGGCCGGCCGGATGCTCGCGGTGCTCCACCGGAACCAGGAGCCCGGGATCGATATCGTCGGCGTCGAGCAGCCGTTCGACGTGCCGCTGATCGACCTCGACACCGGCGAGCTGCTCGACCGCGCGCTCGTCGGCACGCTCGACCTGATCGAGCGCGACGCCGGGGGGCGCATCGTCGTCGTGGATCTCAAGACGTCAGCCAGAAAGTACACCGACCTCCAGGCCGACGCGTCCCTTCAGCTCTCGGTCTACAGCTACGCGACGGCGATGAACGGCCTGGCCGACCAGGAGGACCTGCGGCTCCGGTTCGACGTGCTGACCAAGACGAAGCAGCCGGAGCTCTGCCGCTACTGGACGCAGCGGGATCGCGCCGCAAACCTCCGGCTCTTCCGGCTGGTGGCCGAGGTGTTGCACGCGATCGAGGCCGGCGTGTTCCATCCGAACCCGGGGTGGCAATGCAAAGACTGCCAGTACCGGAGCCGGTGCTGGGCGTGGCACGAGACCGTCAGTGTCGAGGGAAGGTGA